From Oryza brachyantha chromosome 9, ObraRS2, whole genome shotgun sequence, a single genomic window includes:
- the LOC102722890 gene encoding aspartate--tRNA ligase 2, cytoplasmic-like: MSSGPPPDASAEDLAGDLSAATISKKQLKKDARKAEKAEKAAQRQQQQQPQADADDPFAANYGDVPVEEIQSKTISGRVWTEIADLDDAAAGRSVIIRGAAQAIRPVSKKMAFVVLRQSMCTVQCVLVASVDAGVSTQMVRFATSLSKESIVDIEGVVSLPKEPLKATTQQVEIQVRKIYCINRATPTLPINLEDASRSEAEFEKAEQAGEKLVRVGQDTRLNYRAIDLRTPSNQAIFRIQCQVENKFREFLLSKNFVGIHSPKLIAGSSEGGAAVFKLQYNGQPACLAQSPQLYKQMAICGGFERVFEVGPVFRAENSNTHRHLCEFVGLDAEMEIKEHYFEVCDIIDGLFVAIFKHLNENCKKELETINKQYPFEPLKYLEKTLKLTYEEGIQMLKEAGTEIEPMGDLNTEAEKKLGRLVKEKYGTEFFILYRYPLAVRPFYTMPCYDNPAYSNSFDVFIRGEEIISGAQRIHTPELLTKRATECGIDASTIASYIESFSYGAPPHGGFGVGLERVVMLFCALNNIRKTSLFPRDPQRLVP; the protein is encoded by the exons ATGTCGTCGGGGCCTCCACCCGATGCCTCCGCGGAGGATCTCGCGGGCGatctctccgccgccaccatcaGCAAGAAGCAGCTCAAGAAGGATGCGAGGAAGGCGGAGAAAGCCGAGAAGGCGGCGCagcgacagcagcagcagcagccgcaggccgacgccgacgatcCCTTCGCGGCCAACTACGGCGACGTCCCCGTCGAGGAGATCCAGTCAAAGACCATCTCCGGCCGCGTGTGGACCGAGATCGCCGAcctcgacgacgccgccgcgggtcGCTCCGTCATCATCCGGGGAGCAGCGCAAGCGATCCGACCCGTCAGCAAGAAGATGGCCTTCGTCGTGCTGCGCCAGAGCATGTGCACCGTACAGTGCGTGCTCGTAGCCAGCGTCGACGCAGGGGTCAGCACGCAGATGGTGCGCTTCGCCACCTCCCTCAGCAAGGAATCAATCGTCGATATCGAGGGCGTCGTCTCCCTCCCCAAGGAGCCCCTCAAGGCCACCACGCAGCAG GTGGAAATCCAGGTGAGGAAGATATATTGCATCAATAGGGCAACCCCTACCCTTCCAATTAATCTTGAGGATGCATCAAGGAGTGAGGCTGAATTTGAAAAGGCTGAACAA GCTGGAGAAAAGTTAGTTCGTGTGGGCCAAGATACTCGCTTGAATTATAGAGCTATTGATCTCCGGACACCTTCGAATCAAGCAATATTCAGAATTCAATGTCAAGTTGAAAAC AAATTCAGGGAATTTTTGCTTTCTAAGAATTTTGTTGGGATTCACAGCCCAAAGCTAATTGCTGGATCAAGTGAAGGTGGTGCGGCTGTATTCAAGCTACAATATAATGGACAGCCAGCATGTTTAGCACAATCCCCACAGTTGTATAAGCAGATGGCTATCTGTGGTGGGTTTGAACGTGTATTTGAGGTTGGGCCTGTCTTCAGAgctgaaaattcaaatactCACAGGCATCTGTGTGAGTTTGTTGGTCTTGATGCTGAGATGGAGATTAAGGAACATTATTTTGAG GTTTGCGACATAATAGATGGTTTGTTTGTAGCaatatttaaacatttgaaTGAGAATTGCAAAAAGGAACTCGAGACAATAAACAAGCAGTATCCATTTGAACCTCTGAAG TACCTAGAGAAAACCTTGAAGCTCACATATGAAGAAGGAATTCAAATGCTGAAG GAAGCTGGAACAGAAATCGAGCCCATGGGTGACCTCAACACTGAAGCTGAGAAAAAACTTGGACGACTTGTTAAGGAGAA GTATGGAACAGAATTTTTCATCCTCTATCGCTATCCTTTGGCTGTGCGTCCCTTCTACACCATGCCTTGTTATGACAACCCAGCTTACAGTAACTCTTTTGATGTCTTCATTCGAG GAGAGGAAATTATATCTGGAGCACAAAGAATACATACACCGGAGCTGTTGACGAAACGTGCAACGGAGTGTGGAATTGATGCAAGTACTATTGCATCATACATTGAATCGTTCAG CTATGGTGCACCGCCTCATGGTGGTTTTGGTGTTGGCTTGGAGAGGGTGGTGATGCTGTTCTGCGCTCTAAACAACATCAGGAAGACATCGCTTTTCCCTCGTGACCCACAAAGGCTGGTCCCATAA